A single genomic interval of Helianthus annuus cultivar XRQ/B chromosome 6, HanXRQr2.0-SUNRISE, whole genome shotgun sequence harbors:
- the LOC110913172 gene encoding uncharacterized protein LOC110913172: MTKPKSKKQALIGNFFKRKFEEINDNESSPNVGNDIQANDDVDASPNVDNENIQANDDVDVSPNVDNDNPTTSIPTTRGIIDLNDLPSDPHDRPPITSYHPNQIDDIRRSYLVKGAFQPRSHKFPVKDCYGKKRRFVVSWFNDCSWLEYSIKADKVYCLYCYLFKEDVGNQGGRDTWSSSSKGFCDWSKKGSLKEHVGNVDSHHLKAAQKCHNLMNQKKHMDENMKKLTKEEMIANYYRLLGSVMSARFCLENSLPFRGHDESEESNSQGMFLSVLNLISTNHPEIGKYTLGNAKKNNKLTSPKIQKEIIECFSKEVTKSICAEIKDDVFGLLVRGQGYDGASNMRGEFNGLKALILKDNPSAHYIHCFAHQLQLVIVAVAKKHSGVKTFYEFLSMVVTTVSASCKRKDMLREEKKARVEKELLEGEIKTGKGLNQEVSLARPGDTRWGSHHRTIISLLRLFPEVVTVLQYVKEDGDCSQQRTNAKGILSYFKKLEFVFYMHLMGDILSYTNALSKHLQQKGKDLLEAANLINGTKRALNALRQNGFEPMLEKVTSFCKKYNITMLDMSESYGNPRNRKNVITNRHHFEVDIFNEVLDMQIQELGSRFSEVTTTLIKNMSGLNPSNGFSKFDPSKILAFAKMYTDDFTTQEIGTLLGDIESFRHTISDDDNFDNLNGISDLARLMVETGTHISCPIVYRSKRIFFVK, encoded by the exons atgacgaaaccaaaatccaaaaaacaaGCTTTAATTGGGaactttttcaaaagaaaattcGAAGAAATTAATGATAATGAGTCAAGTCCGAATGTTGGTAATGATATCCAAGCAAATGATGACGTTGATGCAAGTCCGAATGTTGATAATGAGAATATCCAAGCAAATGACGACGTTGATGTAAGTCCGAATGTTGATAATGATAATCCTACAACTTCAATTCCAACAACACGAGGTATTATTGATTTGAATGATCTTCCTTCGGATCCACATGATAGGCCACCTATTACTAGTTATCACCCAAATCAAATAGATGACATAAGAAGGTCATATCTTGTTAAAGGGGCTTTTCAACCTCGTAGTCATAAGTTTCCCGTTAAAGACTGTTATGGAAAAAAAAGACGTTTTGTTGTTAGTTGGTTTAATGATTGTAGTTGGTTAGAGTATAGTATCAAAGCAGACAAAGTATATTGTTTATATTGTTACTTGTTTAAAGAAGATGTTGGTAATCAAGGCGGAAGAGATACATGGTCTTCTAGTTCTAaaggcttttgtgattggagtaAAAAGGGGTCATTAAAGGAACATGTCGGGAATGTTGATAGTCATCATTTAAAGGCGGCACAAAAATGTCATAATCTCATGAATCAAAAGAAACATATGGATGAGAATATGAAGAAGTTGACTAAAGAAGAAATGATTGCAAACTATTATCGATTACTTGGTTCCGTTATGAGTGCTAGATTTTGTTTAGAAAACTCTTTACCCTTTCGTGGCCATGATGAGTCGGAAGAATCTAATTCTCAAGGTATGTTTCTTTCGGTGTTAAACTTGATTAGTACTAACCACCCGGAAATTGGAAAGTACACATTAGGGAACGCAAAAAAGAACAATAAACTGACATCGCCAAAGATTCAAAAGGAGATTATTGAATGCTTTTCAAAGGAAGTAACAAAAAGCATTTGTGCAGAAATTAAAGATGATGTGTTTGGATTGTTG GTGAGAGGGCAAGGTTATGATGGTGCAAGCAACATGCGGGGAGAATTTAATGGATTAAAAGCGTTGATTTTGAAAGATAACCCGTCAGCACATTACATCCACTGTTTTGCTCATCAACTTCAGTTGGTTATTGTGGCTGTTGCAAAAAAACATAGCGGTGTCAAAACTTTCTATGAGTTCCTTTCCATGGTCGTCACTACGGTTTCAGCTTCTTGCAAACGAAAAGATATGTTAAGGGAGGAAAAAAAGGCTAGAGTGGAAAAAGAATTACTTGAAGGTGAAATTAAAACGGGTAAAGGATTAAACCAAGAGGTTTCCCTAGCACGACCCGGTGATACGCGATGGGGTTCACATCATAGAACCATAATCAGTTTGCTTAGATTGTTTCCGGAAGTTGTGACCGTACTCCAATATGTTAAAGAAGATGGAGATTGCAGTCAACAACGAACAAATGCAAAAGGTATTCTATCGTATTTTAAAAAACTCGAGTTTGTTTTTTATATGCATTTGATGGGAGATATATTAAGTTACACAAATGCTCTTTCAAAACACCTTCAACAAAAAGGTAAAGATTTATTAGAAGCGGCCAACTTGATAAATGGTACAAAACGAGCATTAAATGCTTTAAGACAAAATGGGTTTGAGCCGATGTTGGAAAAAGTGACTTCCTTTTGTAAAAAATATAACATTACAATGTTGGACATGTCGGAAAGTTATGGTAACCCAAGAAACCGAAAGAATGTCATTACAAATCGACATCATTTTGAGGTTGACATTTTTAATGAGGTTTTAGACATGCAAATTCAAGAATTAGGAAGTCGATTTAGTGAGGTAACAACTACTTTGATAAAAAATATGTCGGGTTTAAATCCTTCTAACGGTTTTTCTAAGTTTGATCCATCGAAGATATTGGCGTTTGCTAAGATGTACACGGATGATTTTACTACACAAGAAATAGGGACTCTTTTGGGTGATATTGAGTCATTTCGTCACACAATAAGCGATGATGATAACTTTGACAACTTGAATGGAATAAGTGATCTTGCGCGTCTTATGGTTGAAACGGGAACGCATATTTCTTGTCCTATAGTTTATCGG TCGAAAAGGATTTTCTTCGTGAAGTAA